A window of Cyanobacteriota bacterium genomic DNA:
GAGGCAGCGGGTTTCGCAGTGGATGAAGCTCCTCCACCGTGCTTACGGATCAGGTAGGCCAAGTTTAATTCACTAATGGTGCCGATCGTATCGACGACTTTATCCATTGATGTATATAGTGTGTCTGCTAGCTGATTCACAGCAGCTAAGTAGGCTGCTTCATAGTCACTGGCTTTCATCAACTGCTGGGCTGGTTCGCCCAGATCACCAAATTCTCCCTTGCGGCTCACTTTTTGGCCCATTAACCGCAACAGAGCTGCATACTCTGTCCGCTCTTTCTCGTCAGACAGCTTCTTGTAGGCTGGGTTCACCAACTTCGACAGGAACTCGTTGGCCTGTTGCTTCTCGGCATCGCTAGCTTGCAAAAGGCTGTCGGGATGAAGAAGACGGGCAATTTTTAGGTAACGCTTGCGAATCTCTTTGACCTCCGCATCAATTCCGACACCCAGTATGGCATGGTGGTCAAAGAAATCAACCTTGAACAGCCCACGTTCAACCTGGATTGGCATAGTTCGTCGTCCCGCCTAATTCACTACTAATGTTCTCCTAGTTTACACGCTTACCATTACAATGCCAGTAATGATGCTAGCAATTGCTAGTACGATCGTTGCTAACACTGAAATTAACACAGCACCCAGGTAGAATGGGTTAAATGTCAAGAGTAACGTCTTAACCTTTAGCGCTAGCCCACCCACATCGTCAACTAAAGATAGCAATTCGCGCAGGGCTGAACCAAGAGAAAACAAGCTCCCGATAGCTAGCTGCTGACGAGCACCTGTCTGCAAAAGGTTCTGAGCTTGACTGTACGAGTCATCCAGGGTTGCACTGATAGCATTGATGAGTTGGTTGACTTCATCCACTAGCCCAACAGCTTTCTGAAGGGCAATGTAGAAAATGCCAAGAACGATCGCGGGTAAGGCCAGCACTACTAATACGGCTACAGCCGTAAGTACCGAGAAGTTGAACAACTCTTGCAGAAATAGCATCAACCAAAGGGCTGAGAGAGCCGCTACAACCAATAGCAACCCTACTGCTCCACGACTACCCCTGGCAAAGCTGGCAATCCGCTGAGCTAAGGGCAACAGCTTGTTACGAAGCAAATCTAGCGTTTGGCGATCGGAGTTGAGTTGCTCAGTCATAGGGCTGGAGCGATGGTTGCTGCTATAACACCCCTAACTTACCACGTAGGATGCAAGCAGTGCCTTGTTATTTGCTGAACTGAAGTGCATCTCAACCAATAGCTTGGTAACACAGCGACTACTAACCAATGACCAATAGCCAACGGATAGCATAATGGGATAGATAAGCACAGAATGGACTGATTGCCGTGACCGAACAACCAGTAACAAATATTACGGTTCTAGGGGGGGGTGCTTGGGGCCGTGGGTTGGCCATGCTAGCTCAGCACAAGGGCGGCAAGGTGCGAGTATGGTCACGGCGCACAGGTGAATCCTTGGCAGCCGCGATCGCTAACTGTGATTTAGTGGTGTCAGCAATTGCCATGGCAGGTGTGGCAGAGATGGCTGCTCGGTTGCAAACCATTGGGCTGCCTCCAGGAACCATTCTGTTAAGTGCCACCAAGGGCCTAGAACCGATGACTAGTCGTACCCCATCTCAAATCTGGCAGGCAACCTTCCCTGACCACGCCGTCGTGGTATTGTCGGGGCCAAATTTGGCAAAAGAACTAGCCTTAGGTCTGCAAGTCAGAATCTAAAGGCAGCAACGATCGTTCAGCAGGTGTTTGCATCCGATCGCTTCCGGGTTTATACCAACCAAGACCCATTGGGTACGGAACTAGGCGGAGCATTGAAAAATGTGATCGCGATCGCCGTCGGTGTTTGTGACGGACTGCAACTAGGCATGAATGCCAAGTCTGCCCTCATTACCCGCGCCCTACCAGAAATCATCCGCATCGGCACCCACTTAGGAGCACAGCCAGAAACCTTTGTAGGTTTGTCTGGCCTGGGAGACCTGCTCGCCACCTGCAATAGCCCCCTCAGCCGCAACTATCAAGTGGGGTTCGGCCTAGCCCAGGGCAAATCACTATCAGAGGTGCTAGCAACCCTAGAGGGCACTGCCGAAGGCGTGAGCACTGCCCGTGTGCTAGCTGACCTAGCTAGCCGAGAGCATCTCACCATGCCGATCTGTCACTTAGTAGCCCAATTGTTAGACAACGCCATCACCCCCCAAGCAGCCGTGTACGCTTTAATGGAACGGGATCTCAAGCCAGAGTCCTGCAACTTGTTCTGATAGGAACATTAAGGGTAGACATAATGCTCTTTGTGGTCTTTGTGCCTTCGTGGTTCGCTACTAGCCCCACCCCTAGTCACCCTACACCTCATCAGGGTCGATACCCTGGGAGCGGAGATAGGCTGCCAAGCGTTCAGCCCGCTGTGCCTCCTGCTCAGCCCGTCGTGCCTCCTGCTCAGCCCGCCGTGCCTCCTGCTCAGCCCGTTGTGCCTCCTGCTCAGCCCGTTGTGTTTCCTGTGCTAACAACTCTGTATCCGTGGGAATCCAGACTCCATTCCGATCGCACCAGCGTAACCACAGGCGGTGAATGCCGTCATACTCTCCTTCCCACAACCCCAGCCCTAGTTCCAACTCTTCAATCCATACTAAAGGGGCGCGATCGCTCAAGGCCTGCTCTTGATAACTCCCACCCACCAGCTTAAAGAAGCGCAGCCGATTATTGTAGCGACTAAAAACAAAGTAGTAAGGAACCTTGAGAATGCGCTCATACACTTCCCATTTTTCCGGTATGGGATCAACTCCTGGAGGAGGGGCTTGGCTTGTCCCCCTACCATTGGTTACACCTTCAGAAGCTTCAGTCATGGCCGGAGGTGGGTCAGTAGCCTCATAATTACTAGTCTCATAATAAGGGCCTAAATCCCCTGCTTCTGTTCCCGGAGAGAGAAATTCAACCACCACAAAGGGATCAACCCCCTCATGCCAACGCACGTAGCTCATCCGTAGATCAAATCCCCTGTACAACCGGGGCACCCCAACCACGGCAAACCAATCTGGACGCTTGTAGCGCAGGGGATAGCGAGGATCGTAGTAGAGGTTTAAGTCTTTAGCCGTGAAAACCTGATCAGGATAGTAGGCAGGAGGTCGGAAGGTATGGCTGAGAAGCGTTGGCTGCAAGCTATGGTATTCGTCAGGCAATCCGGGTTCTCCTACTTCTTCGCTGGGCAAGTCATACATGTCGGGCAACGTTTCACTTGGTGGCAGAGGTGGGTCACATTGCGGAATGTAAACTCGCTGCCATTGGTTTTCAAGCCGTTCCATCGTTCACCTCTCCGTTTTTCCTCCCGACTTCGCTGCTGCCTATGCTCTCACAACCTAAACTCTCACAGAGAGAGTGTAAGGTAGAGTAAGTCAATTGTTCTATATCCTAACAGAATTTAACCAGATGGCACCTCTTCTTAATACCCACTCACCTCCTAGGATTACGCCTGTTCGATCGCTGCTACCATCCCTAGCGCAAGCGGAACAGATAGCCCTAGCACCGCATCAAGCCTAGCAATGGTTATAGAACGTTAGCACTGGTGCCATATCTCAACCTGCTAGAGTATTCACTCTGGATCCAAAAACTCATCCCCTGCTCACCCCCTTGCGCTAGGCAGCTTTTGAGTATACTAGGGTCATCTTTGTCCTAGAGTTAGGGAAGGAATGTCAAACTGCGCTAACCTTACTGAGTCAAGGGCAACTGCCTGTTCCTAGTATATTCCTGTATAGCAGAATACAACCATGACAACCCGTAATGCCATGGCCACTCTTGCCCTAGAACCAACATACCTCAAAACCTGGACGGTGATGGAGTATCACCGCCTGAGCGAGATGGGACTGCTGACGGAAACCGATCGTACTGAACTCCTCGCTGGACAGATTATACTCATGGCTGCTAAAGGCACCCCCCATGTCACCTCTCTACGATTGTTGGTGTATGAGCTGAATACCTTGCTGCGTGACTATCCTGTTGTGGTGATCACTCAAGATCCTATTCAACTGGATGACCAGTCGGAACCAGAGCCAGACTTGGCGGTTGTTCGCGGCACAGTGCTAGACTACGCCGATCGTCATCCCCAGCCCAGCGACCTGTACCTCGTGGTAGAAGTGGCTGACTCCACCCTAAAAAAAGACTGCGACATCAAGGACAAACTCTATGCCCAAGCAGGCATTGCTGACTATTGGGTGCTAGATGTAATCAACCGTCAGCTTCACATCTTCCGTAACCCCACTCCCCAGGGCTACACCAGTCACCTAATCCTTTCAGAACCCAACCAGATAGCACCCCTCGCCTTTCCTGATGCCTTACTTACCTTGACCGCTATCTTGCCCCCCAAGGCAGAGTAACCACTCAGTCACTAAGTCTTAATTGTTCTTGTTTCACACCAACCGCTAAAGCTCCCTAAGTAATAAGTTGTACATGGCAAAGTAGACAGCACCAAGAGAGCCATATGACTGGAGCTTAACCCTAGCGACCTAACCCATGCCCAAGACGAATACCTCAGTGACCTGATTCCAGAGGCTAAGCTGGGTGGCTGCCCCCGTAGCGTTGATATGTGTTCAGTTCTGATTCTATATCCTGGGTACTGGCTGCCCGTAGCGTGCCCTACCCAGGGACTTTCCCCCCTTGGCAAACGGTTGATACCTATTTCCGCATCTGGCGCAATCACCAAACCTAGGTGAGGATTCATGAGCGTCTCCATCTCCGCTACAGCCGCAAGCATGGACGCAAAGGGTGGTGGAATTATTTGGTAAAGGTGCAGTGCTCAATCGCAGGCTCTAGGTCGCTAAGCTGGATATCTATAAGGTCGCCGCTTAATCTCACTCTCCCTTAAGTCGAGGTTTGCCTCCTTTCTCAAGCAGGCAACAATGCTGACTGAGGAGTCTTACTCAGGGGTAGTTGGCTTGTTAATCGGGCTAATGCTCACAAGGGAATCTTTGTAACCAGGTGGGCGATCGTGTCAAGTTTTTTATGGGCAAATTGGGGAAAGCAATCCTAGCCTAGGCTTCAGGCGCTAGGTTCTAGTCACTGTTACGGATGCTGGGGAGGTACTATCCTCCTCAGTACTATACGGGGATAAACAACGTAACCGGGAAGTTAATCCGCTATACTGACAAAGAGTTTCACACTGGGTGCAACCAATGGGAACTCGGTACTGTTTCTGTGAGGCCAGCCGTGGCGCTATCTCCGATTCCTAAGCAAGGTGGTGGTTGGTTAGATCCCACCGACCCTGCATTCCCTACGATTCAATATCTGTTGTCCACTCAGGGAATTCGCGATCGCTGCCACTATCTGTTTGAGCTAGCCCGTGCTAACCAACTTGCCCACTTTCGTTGCGAGTTGAGCCAGTTAGAAACCGTTGCTGACTATGTGATTCAAACCATGCAACAAACCTATCCTACGGGCAACATCCCCATCCATAGTCGCTGGCGACACTTTGAGGCAGGTGGCATTAACCGCATAGCCACTTTAAATGAACGCCTGGCAATGATGGATCCGGTGGAAGCTGCCCGTAGCCACATAGACTTGGTAGTCACGAGTGTGCTGCTGGATGCAGGGGCTGGGGCTAACTGGTATTATCACGAAGCTGAAACTGGGCAGGTATTTCAGCGCTCTGAGGGTCTAGCAGTTGCTAGTTTTCACCTGTTTCTGCAAGGTGGATTCTCAAGCTGTGCCGATCGTCCCTGGCAAGCAGATGCGATCGGTCTACAACAATTCACTACAGACCGCTTGCAACAAAGCTTTCAGGTTACTGATACTAATCCCTTGGTCGGTGTTGCTGGGCGAGTTGCCCTTATGCAGCGCTTGGGTGCTGCGCTGTACCAGTCTCCAGAGTTGTTTGGTGTCAATCTGCCCCGACCTGGCAACCTTGTGGATTATCTACTCCGAAATGCAGTCTCCAGTACCCAGGCAGGAACGATCGCCATGGTACCAGCCTCGCAACTATTGGCCGCCATATTACGGGGATTTGGATCCATCTGGGCAGGACGACTGACCCTAGCAGGAGTGAATTTGGGGGATGTATGGCCCCATAGCGCCCTACCCGATCGAGGGCTAGGTGCCCAACTTGTCCCTTTCCACAAGCTCAGTCAATGGCTAACCTATTCCCTTGTGGAACCCCTACAATTGGCAGGAATCACTGTTACGGACTTAGAGTACCTCACAGGATTGCCAGAATATCGCAATGGTGGACTATTTGTGGATTTGGGTGTCCTGCGACCTAAATACCCAGAAGTCACAGGTCAGCCCCACACTCCAGGCTCAGAGCCGATCGTGGAGTGGCGTGCCTTGACCGTAGCTCTGCTCGATCGCCTTGCCGATCTGGTTCGTTGTCGCCTGGGACTAACTGCTGCTAAGTTTCCGCTCGCTAAATTGTTAGAGGGGGGTACGTGGGCTGCGGGTCGTCGCATTGCTAGGGAGTTGCGCCCTGGTGGTGTTCCTCCCATCCAAATTGTGAGTGATGGAACTGTGTTTTAGCCACAGGCTAGCCTATTCTCCAACTTGTGACGATCGCCATCCCTGTGTAAAGTGGTGAAATGTCTGTTATCAACCTGCATGGACTTCAAGTCACAAGTTCACCAACACTTTGAGCAGATTGCTCCAGTTTTAGATCAGTGGAACCAGCGCAATCGCTATTATTATCGAGATCTGGAACGTCTGCACCAATTTCTAATTCCGCCCAACAGCCGTGTATTGGAAATTGGTTGCGGTACGGGTGATCTACTCGCTGCCGTTACTCCTAACCTTGGTGTTGGTATTGACTTTTCAGCAGCTATGGTTGCCATTGCTCATCGGAAGCATCCCCACTTGCAATTTCATTGTTTGGATGCTGAACAAATCTCGGCGATCGACAACCCAGTGTTAGAGGCTGCTCCGTTTGATTACATCCTCTTAGCTGGTGTGCTGGGCTATCTGAGCGACATTCAAACCGTGCTAGACCAGCTTCATCAGCTTTGCCATCCCAAAACTCGGCTCATACTGACCTTCCATAACTACCTGTGGGAACCTCTGCTCCACTTGGCTGAGCGGCTGGGGCAGCGCCGTCCACAACCTCAGCAAAATTGGTTATCCATGGCAGACGTGATGAACTTACTTGCTATCACAGACTATGTGCCGATTAAACAGGGGCGACGATTTCTGCTGCCAAAGCGAATTCCCCTAGTAGCAGACTGGATTAATCGCTATCTAGCGCCCCTGCCAGGAATTACCCATTTATGTCTCACAAATTACGTGGTTGCCCGCCCCCACTATGCCAGCTTATCGCTTGGCGATCGTCCTGCTCCTACTTGTTCAGTGATTATTCCAGCTCGCAACGAAGCTGGTAACATCGCGGGTGCAATTGAGCGCTTGCCCCGACTGGGTAGCCATACTGAGGTCATCTTTGTGGAAGGCCATTCCAGAGACAACACTTGGGAGGCGATTCAACAGGTGATGCAGCAAGCCAGCGATCGTCCACATCTGACCATCAAGGCTTGGCAACAGACGGGCAACGGTAAGGCAGATGCTGTGCGTTTAGGATTTGCCCAGGCTACTGGTGATATTTTGATGATCCTAGACGCAGACTTAACGGTTCCCCCTGAGGAGTTGTCTCATTTTTACGATGTGATTGTTTCTGGGCGAGGTGAGTTCATCAACGGCTCTCGATTAGTGTATCCACGCTCGGCTCAGGCCATGCCTTGGCTCAATACCCTAGCCAACAAGTTCTTTGCTTCTGTATTTTCATTCCTGCTGGGTCAGCGGTTGAAAGATACGCTGTGTGGCACTAAGGTGTTATGGCGATCAGACTACGAACGCATTGCTGCTGGGCGTGCCTACTTTGGTGAGTTTGACCCCTTTGGCGACTTTGATTTGCTGTTTGGTGCTACCAAACTCAACCTACACATCGTAGAAGTTCCCGTTCGCTACCAGCCTCGCAGCTACGGACAGTCCAATATTGCCCATGTGCGCGAAGGGCTAGTACTGTTACGGATGTGTGGCTATGCCTCTCGCAAGCTGAAGTTTATCTAGACCTGCCATGACAAAACGCCTTCTATTTATTAGCAATGGTCACGGTGAAGACTTGAACGCTAGTTTGGTGTTGCAAGCAGTCATGACCATAGATCCCACCGTAGAGGTGGCTGCCTTGCCGATCGTCGGTGAAGGCAATGCTTACCGTCGCTTGGGAGTGCCGCTACTAGCACCTACGCAAACCATGCCCTCTGGTGGTATTTTTTATACCAATCAAGTTGCTCTGGCGAGAGATTTGATTTCTGGATTGCCGCTGTTGACTTGGCAACAAATCCTAGCCGCTAGGGCAGCAGGCAAAACTACAGATTTAGTCATGGCAGTAGGGGATATTGTGGCAACTGGATTTGCTCGCCTTACGGGTTGTCCCTACTGTGCGTTTATTGTTTCTACCTCTAGCTATTACGAGGGCACGTTACGCTTGCCTTGGCTGATGGAGCGGTGGCTACGATCGCCCCGTTGTCTCAAAATTTTCACCAGGGATGCCTACACTGCCCAAGATCTACAGCACCGAGGCGTGAGCAAAGCTTTGTTTGCAGGCTATCCAATTATGGATACCCTAACCCCTACAGGTAAGGACTTAGCCTTGCAGCCAGATATACCCATGGTGGCACTGCTGCCGGGAAGTCGCTTGCCAGAGGCCCGTCACAACCTAGTGCTACAACTGCGCCTATGCCAAGAGATTTTACGCCAGCAACCTATGCAGTTTCGGGCTGCCCTGATTCCTAGCTTCTCCGAACAAGACGTGCAAGCAGCCGCCCAACAAGCAGGGTGGAGTTATCAGGGTGAGGGTGTACTAACCATGGCAGGTAATCCAGCTATCCGCTGCTATTGGGATGCATTTCCAGATATTTTGCACCAGTGCACTTTGGCGATCGGCATGGCAGGCACTGCCGTAGAGCAAGCTGTGGGGCTAGGGAAACCCGTAGTGCAAATCCCTGGCCGTGGACCTCAGTTTACCTATCGATTTGCTGAAGCCCAGATGCGATTATTGGGATCCTCAGTGCAGACGATCGGCGATCGTCCCGCGACTCCAGAAATCCTACGGCAAGCTGCCCAAGCTGTAATTCGCACCCTGGACAACACTGACTACTTAAAGGCCTGCTGGCTCAATGGCCAAGAGCGCGTAGGTGTAGCAGGTGGTTTGGCTCGGCTGGCCCAGGAATTGCTCCTCACCCTAGCCCAGCACAAAGTTCACTAGCTTGCCAGGGACGACGATCGTCTTCTTGACATCTTTGCCCTCTAGGTACTTTTGCCCC
This region includes:
- a CDS encoding DnaJ domain-containing protein, translated to MPIQVERGLFKVDFFDHHAILGVGIDAEVKEIRKRYLKIARLLHPDSLLQASDAEKQQANEFLSKLVNPAYKKLSDEKERTEYAALLRLMGQKVSRKGEFGDLGEPAQQLMKASDYEAAYLAAVNQLADTLYTSMDKVVDTIGTISELNLAYLIRKHGGGASSTAKPAASTSTTSLKSTAPATSAPTSASASAPSSTTGFTQRLSPAEQCYKRAEGYLKAENQAKAILELRDAIKMEPNNAKCHSMLGTIYLSQNQITMARIHFNKALEIEPHNEEALKGKKQLDKVAAGKATAASPKSAPKSAPPNKGGGLFGGLFGGGNKKK
- a CDS encoding Uma2 family endonuclease yields the protein MERLENQWQRVYIPQCDPPLPPSETLPDMYDLPSEEVGEPGLPDEYHSLQPTLLSHTFRPPAYYPDQVFTAKDLNLYYDPRYPLRYKRPDWFAVVGVPRLYRGFDLRMSYVRWHEGVDPFVVVEFLSPGTEAGDLGPYYETSNYEATDPPPAMTEASEGVTNGRGTSQAPPPGVDPIPEKWEVYERILKVPYYFVFSRYNNRLRFFKLVGGSYQEQALSDRAPLVWIEELELGLGLWEGEYDGIHRLWLRWCDRNGVWIPTDTELLAQETQRAEQEAQRAEQEARRAEQEARRAEQEAQRAERLAAYLRSQGIDPDEV
- a CDS encoding Uma2 family endonuclease, which translates into the protein MTTRNAMATLALEPTYLKTWTVMEYHRLSEMGLLTETDRTELLAGQIILMAAKGTPHVTSLRLLVYELNTLLRDYPVVVITQDPIQLDDQSEPEPDLAVVRGTVLDYADRHPQPSDLYLVVEVADSTLKKDCDIKDKLYAQAGIADYWVLDVINRQLHIFRNPTPQGYTSHLILSEPNQIAPLAFPDALLTLTAILPPKAE
- a CDS encoding URC4/urg3 family protein, with the translated sequence MQYLLSTQGIRDRCHYLFELARANQLAHFRCELSQLETVADYVIQTMQQTYPTGNIPIHSRWRHFEAGGINRIATLNERLAMMDPVEAARSHIDLVVTSVLLDAGAGANWYYHEAETGQVFQRSEGLAVASFHLFLQGGFSSCADRPWQADAIGLQQFTTDRLQQSFQVTDTNPLVGVAGRVALMQRLGAALYQSPELFGVNLPRPGNLVDYLLRNAVSSTQAGTIAMVPASQLLAAILRGFGSIWAGRLTLAGVNLGDVWPHSALPDRGLGAQLVPFHKLSQWLTYSLVEPLQLAGITVTDLEYLTGLPEYRNGGLFVDLGVLRPKYPEVTGQPHTPGSEPIVEWRALTVALLDRLADLVRCRLGLTAAKFPLAKLLEGGTWAAGRRIARELRPGGVPPIQIVSDGTVF
- a CDS encoding glycosyltransferase, whose translation is MDFKSQVHQHFEQIAPVLDQWNQRNRYYYRDLERLHQFLIPPNSRVLEIGCGTGDLLAAVTPNLGVGIDFSAAMVAIAHRKHPHLQFHCLDAEQISAIDNPVLEAAPFDYILLAGVLGYLSDIQTVLDQLHQLCHPKTRLILTFHNYLWEPLLHLAERLGQRRPQPQQNWLSMADVMNLLAITDYVPIKQGRRFLLPKRIPLVADWINRYLAPLPGITHLCLTNYVVARPHYASLSLGDRPAPTCSVIIPARNEAGNIAGAIERLPRLGSHTEVIFVEGHSRDNTWEAIQQVMQQASDRPHLTIKAWQQTGNGKADAVRLGFAQATGDILMILDADLTVPPEELSHFYDVIVSGRGEFINGSRLVYPRSAQAMPWLNTLANKFFASVFSFLLGQRLKDTLCGTKVLWRSDYERIAAGRAYFGEFDPFGDFDLLFGATKLNLHIVEVPVRYQPRSYGQSNIAHVREGLVLLRMCGYASRKLKFI
- a CDS encoding lipid-A-disaccharide synthase-related protein, which produces MTKRLLFISNGHGEDLNASLVLQAVMTIDPTVEVAALPIVGEGNAYRRLGVPLLAPTQTMPSGGIFYTNQVALARDLISGLPLLTWQQILAARAAGKTTDLVMAVGDIVATGFARLTGCPYCAFIVSTSSYYEGTLRLPWLMERWLRSPRCLKIFTRDAYTAQDLQHRGVSKALFAGYPIMDTLTPTGKDLALQPDIPMVALLPGSRLPEARHNLVLQLRLCQEILRQQPMQFRAALIPSFSEQDVQAAAQQAGWSYQGEGVLTMAGNPAIRCYWDAFPDILHQCTLAIGMAGTAVEQAVGLGKPVVQIPGRGPQFTYRFAEAQMRLLGSSVQTIGDRPATPEILRQAAQAVIRTLDNTDYLKACWLNGQERVGVAGGLARLAQELLLTLAQHKVH